A genomic region of Nostoc sp. UHCC 0702 contains the following coding sequences:
- a CDS encoding transposase, whose protein sequence is MLVLEYKIKGTKLQYQAIDEALRTTQFIRNKAIRYWMDAPKEANINKVALNNYSTALRKEFKFVEELNSMACQSATERAWSSIDRFYNNCKSKTPGKKGYPRFQKDNRSVEYKTSGWALHPTKRRITFTDKKGIGEVKLLGKWDIHTYPVKSIKRVRLVRKADGYYCQFAIKTEPLSESRISDGEVGLDVGLEHFYSDSNGHHEPNPRFLRKSEKAIKHAQRQIYKKEKGKNQRSFARQRYARKHLEVSRQRNEHALLIARNVCKANALVVYEDLRVKNMVKNHCLAKSINDVSWGLFRRWLEYFAGKFNTKVVAINPRMTSQRCSDCGAIVKKSLSTRTHKCSCGCELQRDVNAAKNILNLVKQATVGQTGSNATGLATSTLLGETLVEQVARVKVESPCL, encoded by the coding sequence GTGCTGGTGTTAGAGTACAAAATTAAAGGTACAAAGTTGCAGTATCAAGCCATAGATGAAGCTCTTAGAACTACGCAGTTCATTAGGAATAAAGCGATTAGATACTGGATGGATGCACCAAAAGAGGCGAATATCAATAAGGTTGCTCTTAATAATTACTCAACAGCACTACGGAAAGAGTTTAAATTTGTAGAAGAACTCAACTCAATGGCTTGCCAATCTGCAACAGAAAGAGCATGGTCATCTATTGACAGGTTCTACAATAATTGCAAATCAAAGACCCCAGGTAAAAAGGGATATCCACGCTTTCAGAAAGATAACCGTTCCGTTGAATACAAAACTTCTGGTTGGGCATTACACCCTACTAAGCGGCGTATCACCTTCACTGATAAAAAAGGTATTGGTGAAGTTAAATTACTTGGTAAGTGGGATATTCACACATACCCAGTTAAGTCAATTAAGCGGGTTAGGTTAGTCAGAAAAGCCGACGGGTACTATTGCCAATTTGCAATTAAAACTGAACCATTGAGTGAGTCAAGAATATCTGATGGTGAAGTGGGTTTAGACGTAGGATTGGAACATTTCTACTCTGACTCCAATGGACATCATGAACCTAATCCCAGGTTCTTGAGAAAATCTGAAAAAGCAATCAAGCACGCTCAACGTCAGATTTACAAAAAGGAGAAAGGTAAAAACCAACGCTCCTTCGCTAGACAGAGGTATGCTCGAAAACACTTAGAAGTAAGCAGACAACGGAATGAACACGCTCTCTTGATTGCGCGTAACGTATGCAAGGCTAACGCCTTAGTGGTCTACGAAGATTTAAGAGTTAAGAACATGGTAAAAAATCACTGTCTTGCTAAATCAATTAATGATGTTAGCTGGGGTTTGTTTCGTCGTTGGTTAGAATATTTTGCAGGTAAATTCAACACTAAAGTTGTTGCCATCAATCCTAGAATGACCTCTCAAAGATGTAGTGATTGTGGTGCAATAGTTAAAAAATCTCTTTCAACTCGTACTCATAAATGTAGTTGTGGGTGCGAGTTACAAAGAGATGTGAATGCTGCCAAAAATATTCTGAATCTTGTTAAGCAAGCTACGGTCGGGCAGACCGGAAGTAACGCTACTGGACTAGCAACCTCTACTCTACTTGGGGAAACCCTGGTTGAGCAAGTAGCTAGGGTGAAAGTAGAATCCCCGTGTCTTTAG
- the tnpA gene encoding IS200/IS605 family transposase — MEKFEPDEYRHEGNAVSLLNYHFVFIPKRRKKVLFGAISERLEQIICEVCHENRWRIIAMEIMPDHVHLFVNAKPNDEPSRIIRLIKGRASHHLRKEFPELLKLPTLWTPSYFVSTAGNISTEAVKNYIAQQRD; from the coding sequence ATGGAAAAATTTGAACCAGACGAATACAGGCATGAGGGGAATGCTGTATCTCTGTTGAATTATCACTTTGTGTTTATCCCCAAAAGGCGTAAAAAAGTATTATTTGGCGCAATCTCAGAAAGATTAGAACAGATTATTTGTGAAGTGTGTCACGAGAACAGATGGCGAATTATCGCAATGGAAATTATGCCCGACCATGTGCATTTATTCGTGAATGCAAAACCTAATGATGAACCTAGTAGAATCATTAGGTTGATTAAAGGCAGAGCATCCCATCACCTAAGAAAAGAGTTTCCTGAATTACTGAAACTTCCTACTTTGTGGACACCCAGTTATTTTGTCTCCACTGCTGGCAATATCTCAACTGAAGCGGTTAAAAACTATATTGCACAACAGAGAGATTAG
- a CDS encoding RNA-binding protein, giving the protein MSIYVGNLSYNVTQDDLTKVFSEYGTVTRVQLPTDRETGRLRGFGFVEMESSAAEDKAIEALDGAEWMGRVMKVNKARPKEEKPARSGGGWGKNSGGYSR; this is encoded by the coding sequence ATGTCAATATACGTAGGGAACCTATCCTACAACGTCACACAAGACGACCTCACTAAGGTATTTTCTGAATATGGTACTGTAACGCGAGTTCAACTACCTACAGATAGGGAAACAGGTCGCCTTAGGGGCTTTGGTTTCGTAGAAATGGAATCATCAGCCGCAGAAGATAAAGCCATTGAGGCTTTGGACGGTGCTGAATGGATGGGGCGTGTAATGAAAGTCAATAAAGCTAGACCAAAGGAGGAGAAACCGGCTCGCTCCGGCGGTGGCTGGGGAAAAAATAGTGGTGGATACTCACGATAG
- a CDS encoding FAD-dependent oxidoreductase has translation MTIQHICIIGAGISGLVAAKTFIEEGYTVTIFEKQKKVGGVWEKSRTYSGLTTQNPRDTYAFSDYPMPASYLEWPTAEQMRDYLESYAQNFGILEKIRFQTEVVHLERKTNIQAKWLVTINFQDDSNGEIKQQKYEFDFVLICNGLFHIPKIPLLPGKEEFIASGGQVLHSTEFNDSCQINGKRVIVVGFGKSATDIAAYAAGQAKECTLVFRETLWKVPRFFFGLVNVKYLLLTRFAEAWLPYRQLRGLEWVLHTIGKPFVWAFWQIQEILLRLQFGLDACGMLPDKPMYKSVNCFTALAPEGFYEYLYTGKLQSRKTTVTRFCTDGVELANGERLQADIVIFGTGFRQDVPFLAEKYRRILIDDQGYFHLYRNLIHPDIPEIGFVGYNTSLFSQLTSEIGAWWLAEYVKGNLALPSRAEMIEDMETEFHWKQTQWLVGTNSGTCVSPFNYHHLEQLIQDMGVSSHHKGWQRIAEVMMPINPSAYKSIRQELRKKKAVNRLIL, from the coding sequence ATGACAATTCAGCATATTTGTATTATTGGCGCTGGTATTAGTGGTTTAGTTGCAGCTAAAACCTTTATTGAAGAAGGTTACACAGTGACTATATTCGAGAAGCAAAAGAAAGTCGGTGGTGTATGGGAAAAGTCTCGCACTTACTCAGGGTTAACTACCCAGAACCCCCGTGATACATATGCTTTCTCTGATTATCCCATGCCTGCATCTTATCTAGAGTGGCCTACAGCCGAGCAGATGCGGGATTACTTAGAGTCCTACGCGCAGAACTTTGGCATTCTAGAGAAAATTCGATTTCAAACAGAAGTTGTTCATCTTGAGAGGAAGACTAACATCCAAGCAAAATGGCTAGTCACCATCAACTTTCAAGATGACAGCAATGGCGAAATCAAACAACAGAAGTACGAGTTTGATTTCGTCCTCATCTGTAACGGTCTTTTTCACATTCCAAAAATACCTTTATTGCCTGGAAAGGAGGAATTCATAGCATCTGGGGGTCAGGTGCTACATTCCACTGAATTTAACGACAGTTGCCAAATCAACGGTAAACGAGTAATTGTTGTAGGCTTTGGTAAATCGGCTACTGATATAGCCGCCTACGCTGCTGGTCAAGCCAAAGAATGCACTTTAGTTTTTCGGGAAACTTTGTGGAAAGTTCCCAGATTTTTCTTCGGTTTGGTGAATGTTAAATACCTGCTTTTAACCCGGTTTGCAGAGGCTTGGTTACCCTACCGCCAACTGCGAGGGTTGGAGTGGGTGCTACACACCATAGGAAAACCCTTTGTGTGGGCTTTTTGGCAGATACAAGAGATTCTTCTGCGCCTACAGTTCGGTCTTGATGCTTGTGGAATGTTGCCTGACAAACCCATGTATAAATCGGTTAACTGTTTCACTGCACTTGCACCCGAAGGTTTTTACGAGTATTTGTACACTGGCAAATTACAGAGTAGAAAGACAACAGTTACTCGATTTTGCACAGATGGAGTGGAACTAGCCAATGGTGAACGCTTGCAGGCAGACATAGTTATTTTTGGCACTGGATTTCGCCAGGATGTCCCCTTTCTTGCAGAAAAGTATCGGCGAATACTGATTGATGACCAAGGTTATTTCCACCTATACCGCAATCTGATTCACCCTGATATTCCTGAGATAGGTTTTGTCGGCTACAACACCAGCTTATTTTCCCAGTTAACGTCTGAGATTGGAGCCTGGTGGCTAGCAGAATATGTCAAAGGAAATCTAGCTTTACCCTCACGCGCTGAAATGATTGAGGATATGGAGACAGAGTTTCACTGGAAGCAGACTCAGTGGCTTGTAGGTACTAACAGTGGCACATGCGTATCTCCGTTTAACTATCATCACTTAGAACAGTTAATTCAAGATATGGGTGTAAGCAGTCATCACAAAGGCTGGCAGCGGATAGCAGAAGTGATGATGCCAATAAATCCATCTGCCTACAAAAGCATCCGGCAGGAATTGCGGAAAAAAAAAGCTGTAAATCGTCTTATACTCTAA
- a CDS encoding AAA family ATPase produces MLVVLDTIYPIIGYKITEQLYSGSKTLVYRGIREKDQKLVVLKLIRNEYPTFVEIAQFRNQYTIIKDLDLPGIVKPHSLENYRNGYILVMEDFGSISLKDWRQTKQGIGKNPISLSQFFHIAIEISSILEGLHRHRIIHKDIKPANILIHPTTGDIKLIDFSIASLLPKEIQVLTNPNSLEGTLAYISPEQTGRMNRGIDYRTDFYSLGVTFFELLTGQLPFTSTEPMELIYSHIAKEPPKANLINSNIPPILSDIVSKLMAKNAEDRYQSGHGLRHDLELCRNQWQETGSITYFDLGVQDISNCFVIPEKLYGRQREVETLLATFDRVTSGQTEMILVVGSSGIGKTAVVNEVHKPIVRLRGYFIKGKFDQFQRDIPLSGLVQAFRDLIEQILSESDVQIQEWKTKILSALGTQAQVITDVLPELEKIIGKQPLVTELLGSAAQNRFNLLFQRFIQVFTNKEHPLVIFLDDLQWADTASLKLIQLLISENTSFRIVGETENIFETPSGILLIGAYRDNEVSNTHPLSLTLKEIVKTQANINTINLSPLTQADLNHLVADTLHCPPVIAIPLTQMVFAKTQGNPFFATKFIKSLYQDGLIALNLETGCWQYQLEEIQALILTDDVVEFMAIQIQKLPENTQKLLKLAACIGNEFDLKTISIIHEKSILDTASDLWTALLDGLVLPQTEVYNIFPEDDIQVVDSENKSTEVQISNYQLPRYKFVHDRVQQAAYSLIPEGQKKPIHLKIGLLLLSNIPVDEREEKIFDIVNQFNMAVEFITHQAQRHELATMNLTAGRKAVASTAYSAAVNYLNTGIKLLADDSWKTQYDLTLALYETAAEAAYLSGDFEQLQKFTEIVLAEAQTPLDKVKVYEVIIQAFGAQNKALEAVEAGLTFLKLLGVNFPEHPSQTDVHKEIELTIANLAHQRIEDLIDLPQMTAAQPMAVMRILSSAIALAYQVVPELMPLICLKQINLSLKHGNSPLSAYAYAVYGLMLCGLFDDIELGYQFGKLAVNLLSRFNVREIKAKVIQTVNAHVIHWKEPIRETFKPLLEAYSAGIETGDLEFAAYSLIAYCNISYFSGKELTELEREMATYRYAVSQLKQNGVFNWIEIYRQTALNLLEEAENTCCLIGKAYDEEKMLTMQMQANDRSGLLYLYLCKLQLCYLFADYPQAVENAVKAEKYLLSGAGQFVIPQFYFYDSLAWLAIYDHAEPLQQKQILAQVLANQDKMRKWANYMPINHLHKFYLVEAEQYRVLRQYLEAIDCYDRAITLAKEHEYIHEEALANELAAKFYLEWGKIKIAQTYLIDAYYGYVRWGALAKVNDLQKRYPQFLTPIIQPEKFSPVSSENSTAKLNKSISTTTTKSLFSSNETIIDSDTSISDMLDLAAVVRASQALSGEIELQKLLSRLMEVVMENAGASKCVLMLCEADNLNLTVTAVSSSSAFAPTCTEFLAIPLETSYQVPITLINYVKRTKEILVIDDVKAHTSLPADIYITQKEPKCILCIPMIKQSKFIGILYLENNLATGAFTRDRLELLKLITTQAAISLENAMLYKNLAQANERLEEYNHLLEERVMIRTAELKEKNHSLQQTLQELPQTQAQLIQSEKMSSLGQMIAGIAHEINNPINFIHGNINHASEYVKSLLDLITIYQQEYPQPSPLVAEKSQAIDLNFLAEDLPKIIDSMNVGSSRIRSIVLSLRNFSRLDESEMKPVDIHEGLDSTLMILQHRLQKMNTEARRLQDRNFAEIEIIKEYGSLPKVTCYASQLNQVFMNILSNAIDALEESIVNNSELLTRDYELLTKPQIRIRTEQVDFHNIRIRIADNGSGMTEAVREKIFNPFFTTKPVGNGTGLGLSISYLIVVDKHKGYLTCNSQVGQGTEFLIDIPI; encoded by the coding sequence ATGCTAGTAGTATTAGATACAATATATCCGATAATTGGCTATAAAATTACTGAGCAACTTTACTCAGGCAGCAAAACTCTGGTTTATCGGGGTATTAGAGAAAAAGACCAAAAACTAGTTGTCTTGAAACTGATACGAAATGAATATCCTACTTTCGTTGAAATTGCTCAGTTTCGTAATCAATACACTATTATCAAAGACCTTGATCTGCCTGGCATAGTCAAACCCCATAGCTTAGAAAACTATCGCAATGGCTATATTTTAGTCATGGAAGATTTTGGTAGTATATCTCTCAAAGACTGGCGACAGACAAAGCAAGGTATTGGTAAAAATCCTATTTCTTTGAGTCAGTTTTTCCACATTGCCATTGAAATTTCTTCCATCCTTGAAGGACTGCATCGTCATCGCATCATTCACAAAGACATCAAGCCCGCTAACATTCTAATTCACCCCACCACAGGTGATATCAAACTCATCGACTTTAGTATTGCTAGCCTCTTACCGAAAGAAATCCAAGTTCTGACAAATCCCAACAGTTTAGAGGGAACTTTAGCTTATATTTCCCCTGAACAAACGGGACGCATGAACCGAGGTATCGACTACCGCACAGATTTTTATTCCTTGGGTGTGACTTTCTTTGAACTCCTTACTGGACAGTTACCCTTCACCAGCACTGAACCAATGGAGTTAATTTACTCTCACATTGCTAAAGAACCGCCAAAAGCAAATCTGATTAACTCCAATATTCCGCCGATTTTGTCTGATATCGTCAGCAAGCTGATGGCCAAAAATGCTGAAGACCGCTATCAAAGTGGTCATGGACTCAGACATGACTTAGAACTGTGTCGAAACCAATGGCAAGAAACTGGAAGTATCACATACTTTGATTTGGGAGTTCAAGACATATCAAACTGTTTTGTCATTCCCGAAAAACTTTATGGTCGCCAACGCGAAGTTGAAACTCTACTGGCTACTTTTGACCGTGTGACAAGCGGTCAAACTGAAATGATATTAGTCGTGGGTTCCTCTGGTATTGGCAAAACTGCTGTGGTGAACGAAGTTCACAAACCCATTGTGAGACTCCGTGGTTACTTCATTAAAGGAAAATTTGACCAATTTCAACGTGATATCCCTTTGTCAGGGTTGGTACAAGCTTTTCGGGATTTAATTGAGCAAATACTCTCAGAAAGTGATGTCCAAATTCAAGAATGGAAAACCAAAATTTTATCAGCATTAGGTACACAAGCTCAGGTCATTACTGATGTCCTTCCAGAACTAGAAAAAATTATTGGCAAGCAACCACTAGTAACAGAACTCCTTGGCAGTGCTGCACAAAATCGTTTCAATTTACTGTTTCAACGATTCATTCAGGTCTTTACTAATAAAGAGCATCCTCTGGTAATATTTCTCGATGACTTACAATGGGCAGATACGGCTTCTTTAAAACTCATTCAATTATTAATAAGTGAAAATACATCTTTTCGTATTGTAGGTGAAACAGAGAATATATTCGAGACTCCATCTGGTATTTTGCTAATTGGTGCATATAGGGATAATGAAGTCTCTAATACACATCCTTTATCTTTAACACTAAAAGAAATTGTTAAAACTCAAGCAAATATTAATACTATCAACCTCTCGCCTTTAACTCAAGCTGATTTAAACCATTTAGTTGCTGATACACTTCATTGCCCTCCAGTAATAGCCATTCCCCTGACACAAATGGTATTTGCTAAAACTCAAGGTAATCCCTTTTTTGCAACTAAATTTATTAAGTCTTTATATCAAGATGGATTAATCGCGCTTAACTTAGAAACTGGTTGTTGGCAATACCAACTTGAAGAAATTCAAGCATTAATACTTACCGATGATGTTGTAGAATTTATGGCGATTCAAATACAGAAATTGCCAGAAAATACTCAAAAATTGCTAAAATTAGCTGCTTGTATAGGCAATGAATTTGATTTAAAAACTATCTCTATTATTCATGAAAAATCTATATTAGATACAGCATCAGATTTATGGACAGCATTACTTGATGGCTTGGTTTTACCTCAAACTGAAGTTTATAATATTTTTCCAGAAGATGATATACAAGTAGTTGATAGTGAAAATAAATCAACAGAAGTCCAAATTAGTAATTATCAGTTACCTAGATATAAATTTGTACATGACCGGGTACAGCAAGCCGCTTATTCTCTGATACCTGAAGGCCAAAAAAAACCAATTCACTTAAAAATTGGGCTACTGCTGCTGAGCAATATCCCTGTTGACGAACGGGAAGAAAAGATTTTTGATATTGTCAATCAGTTTAATATGGCAGTGGAATTCATTACTCATCAAGCTCAGCGTCATGAATTAGCGACGATGAATCTGACTGCTGGACGCAAAGCTGTGGCATCAACAGCTTACTCAGCTGCTGTTAATTATTTAAATACTGGTATTAAACTGCTGGCAGATGACAGTTGGAAAACTCAATATGACTTAACCCTAGCTTTGTATGAAACCGCAGCCGAAGCGGCATATCTTAGTGGTGACTTTGAGCAGTTGCAAAAATTTACAGAGATTGTATTGGCAGAAGCTCAAACACCGCTGGACAAAGTAAAAGTTTATGAAGTGATTATTCAGGCATTTGGCGCACAAAATAAAGCACTAGAAGCTGTTGAAGCTGGACTAACTTTCTTGAAGCTGTTGGGGGTGAATTTCCCTGAACATCCTAGCCAGACTGATGTTCATAAAGAAATAGAACTGACAATTGCAAATCTCGCTCATCAAAGAATTGAGGATTTAATTGACCTACCACAGATGACAGCAGCACAACCAATGGCAGTCATGCGTATTTTATCAAGTGCGATCGCTCTTGCCTATCAAGTTGTTCCCGAACTCATGCCGCTGATTTGCTTAAAACAAATTAATTTATCGCTCAAACATGGAAATTCTCCCTTATCAGCATATGCATATGCAGTTTATGGGTTAATGCTTTGTGGGCTTTTCGATGATATAGAACTTGGCTACCAGTTTGGTAAATTAGCTGTAAATTTATTGTCACGGTTCAATGTTAGAGAAATCAAAGCTAAAGTCATCCAGACAGTTAATGCACATGTCATACATTGGAAGGAACCTATTAGGGAAACTTTCAAACCTCTTTTGGAAGCTTATTCTGCTGGAATAGAAACAGGAGACTTAGAATTTGCAGCCTATTCTCTAATAGCTTACTGCAACATTTCATATTTCAGCGGTAAAGAACTGACGGAACTTGAACGAGAGATGGCAACCTACAGATATGCTGTCAGCCAACTCAAGCAGAATGGTGTTTTTAATTGGATTGAAATTTATCGACAGACAGCATTGAATTTGTTAGAAGAAGCAGAAAATACCTGTTGTTTAATTGGTAAAGCTTACGACGAAGAAAAAATGCTGACTATGCAGATGCAAGCCAATGATAGAAGTGGGCTTTTATATTTATATTTATGTAAATTGCAATTGTGTTATCTATTTGCCGACTACCCCCAAGCAGTTGAAAATGCTGTAAAAGCAGAAAAGTATTTACTGAGTGGAGCCGGACAATTTGTAATTCCTCAATTCTATTTTTACGATTCTTTGGCATGGCTAGCGATATATGATCATGCTGAACCACTTCAACAAAAACAAATCCTGGCGCAAGTGCTAGCCAACCAAGATAAAATGCGTAAATGGGCGAATTATATGCCGATAAATCATTTACATAAGTTTTATTTGGTAGAGGCTGAACAGTATCGGGTTTTAAGGCAATATCTCGAAGCAATCGATTGTTACGATCGCGCCATCACCCTGGCCAAAGAACATGAGTACATCCATGAAGAAGCCCTCGCTAACGAATTGGCAGCAAAGTTTTATCTCGAATGGGGCAAAATTAAGATTGCTCAAACCTATTTAATTGATGCTTACTATGGTTACGTTCGTTGGGGAGCATTAGCTAAAGTCAACGACTTACAAAAACGCTATCCCCAATTTCTTACACCCATTATCCAGCCAGAAAAATTTAGTCCAGTTTCCAGTGAAAACAGCACCGCTAAACTAAACAAATCTATATCTACAACTACCACTAAATCTCTGTTCAGTAGTAATGAAACTATCATTGACTCTGATACAAGCATTTCAGACATGCTAGATTTGGCAGCTGTTGTTAGAGCTTCTCAAGCACTTTCTGGCGAAATTGAGTTGCAGAAACTTCTTTCTAGGTTAATGGAAGTTGTAATGGAAAATGCTGGAGCATCTAAGTGTGTTTTGATGTTGTGCGAAGCTGATAACTTGAACTTAACTGTCACCGCAGTTAGTTCCAGTTCAGCTTTTGCACCTACCTGCACAGAGTTTCTAGCAATTCCCTTAGAGACTAGCTACCAGGTTCCAATTACTTTAATTAACTACGTCAAACGTACCAAAGAAATATTAGTTATTGATGATGTCAAAGCTCATACTTCCTTACCAGCAGATATCTACATTACCCAGAAAGAACCAAAGTGTATATTATGTATTCCGATGATTAAGCAAAGTAAATTTATAGGCATTCTTTACTTAGAAAATAATCTAGCCACGGGAGCATTTACACGCGATCGCCTAGAACTCCTTAAACTGATCACCACCCAAGCAGCAATCTCTCTAGAAAATGCCATGCTCTACAAAAATTTGGCACAAGCTAATGAGCGCTTGGAAGAATACAACCATTTGCTAGAGGAGAGAGTCATGATAAGAACGGCAGAACTCAAGGAAAAAAATCATAGTCTACAACAAACTTTACAAGAATTACCGCAGACTCAAGCTCAATTGATTCAAAGTGAAAAAATGTCTTCTTTGGGGCAAATGATAGCCGGAATTGCCCATGAAATTAATAACCCCATCAACTTTATTCATGGTAATATCAATCACGCTAGTGAATATGTCAAAAGCTTGTTAGATTTGATTACTATTTATCAGCAAGAATACCCCCAACCCTCACCTTTAGTTGCAGAAAAATCTCAGGCGATCGATTTAAATTTCCTAGCAGAAGATTTACCAAAAATTATAGATTCAATGAATGTTGGCAGTTCGCGCATTCGCAGCATTGTTTTGAGCTTACGCAACTTCTCGCGGTTGGATGAGTCCGAAATGAAACCTGTGGATATCCATGAGGGTCTTGACAGCACCTTGATGATTTTGCAGCATCGACTCCAAAAAATGAACACAGAAGCAAGGCGACTTCAAGATAGAAACTTTGCGGAAATTGAAATTATCAAAGAATACGGAAGCCTACCTAAAGTTACTTGTTATGCCAGTCAACTTAATCAAGTGTTCATGAATATCCTCAGTAATGCGATCGATGCTTTAGAAGAGTCAATAGTCAACAATTCTGAACTATTGACTAGGGACTATGAACTCTTGACGAAACCCCAAATTCGCATTCGCACTGAACAAGTGGATTTTCATAATATCAGAATTCGGATTGCTGATAATGGGTCTGGTATGACAGAAGCGGTGCGAGAGAAAATTTTTAATCCATTTTTTACTACAAAACCAGTAGGTAATGGTACTGGATTAGGCTTATCAATTAGCTATCTAATTGTAGTTGATAAACATAAGGGTTATTTAACCTGTAATTCTCAGGTAGGACAGGGAACTGAGTTTTTAATTGATATACCAATATGA